A region of the Peromyscus leucopus breed LL Stock chromosome X, UCI_PerLeu_2.1, whole genome shotgun sequence genome:
ttatgacagtgatatgtttgtgtcaagttgccaaGGAGTCAGAACCTTTCTCTATGGCTCTCTTTCTACTCTTACACAAATTCATCTCAAAGTTGATGAAGAATGATAAGGTCCAAAACTATTTGAGTACATATACTCTGACAAGGTCCAGTTTCCTCTTAGTAGTGGATAGATGCTTCCTTTGGGAAGGTTGTAAGAAAGGGGAATGGGGTATGGAGAAATTAGGAATAATTGAAAGGTTGTAGTTCCAATGAAGGGGAACAGAGTTGGTGTAGGAATCAACCAAAACTTAACAAGTAATCCTGCTTATTGTAGAAAGTATGGAAAATGCCCTAAAGGGAAGGATATTGTgctcatattttcttttgtcctcccccccccctttttacttAGCTGTGTGGTGATTAACTCTGATTCTGACTCTGCCCGTGAGGAAAAGAGAGCTAAGATCTGTGAAATAAGCAGTGAAGGCAAGTATCCTCTTCGCTTAAGGAGCTGAGCTCTAAAGCTCTGTCACATGGGACACACTCTTTGACGACTTTGTAGCCAGTGCCACCATTTGTGTTTCCATCATGGGCTGGATGTCAGTCTGGCTGGCTTTCTATACCTTGGTCTGTTTCCTAACACAGTTGCAACTCTTCCTGCTGCTTTAGGCTTGAGTAGAGTTCTATCTGCCTAGGctctgctcctccctcttcctctttccatcctTTATAGGTAGGAAtgacaaggaagaggagagggtaaGAAAGAGCatggcttcattttctttccagcTTGGAGACTGGGAATGGGGAGGTGCCAACTACTATCTACTCTGTATACTATTGTATAAGGTAGAGAGCACCAAAAGTCCAGCCAGGCCATAATGACTAAAGAAGTTTTCTAAGCTAGAGGACTTTGAACTTGTTATAAATGAAATAGCACTTGATTGATGCATTGCCTTTATTTTGCTATGGATCACAAGGCAGCAGGTTTGTGTTTAGGAACAACTCAGCAAGTTGCTGTTTAGACagtgtaattttttgtttgtttttcaagacgaggtttttctgtgtagttttggtgcctgtcctggactttGTTCTGTGGAccgggctggcctccaactcccaagtgctgggattaaaggtgtgcaacaccaccgaATGGCTGACAATGTGATTTTAAAGTGGGCATAatacttcattgctactttatcTGTCATTGCTCTTagtaaaatacaaaatagagGGAAAACAATCTACAGCTATGATTTTTAACTGTGATTCAGAATGTCCAAGCACTCAACCAGTTTCAGTTGAATTTGTGCTCAATAACCTGCTGATGTCTGTTTTTACAGAGTGGCTAGGAGTGTATTTATAGATGTCTCTTGAATTTCAGATGAGTCGTCTTCTGATGAGTCGTCTTCTGATGAGTCGTCTTCTGATGAGTCGTCTTCTGATGAGTCTTCCGACAATGGGGACACTGGGGACACCGGTGGCACTCAGAAGTCAGTAATTGTTATCGATGATGAAGAAGATGGCAATCCCCGTTTGAGGGATTCTGAGAAGATAATTGATTCTAGTGATGAGCGCCAACTGCCTGTGCCCCAAAAAGAGGTGGTTGAATGTATTGATTCTGAGCCCATTTCACTTGATGATGATTCTGAAACAGGGGATCTTGGTGAAAGTTCCAACAAACCACCACCAGAGCcggagccccagccccagccccagtgggagccccagccccagccccagtggGAGCCCCAGCCCCAGTGGGAACCCCAGCCCCAGTGGGAACCCCAGCCCCAGTGGGAACCCCAGCCCCAGTGGGAACCCCAGTCTGAGTCTGAGCAGGAACTTGTGCCCATGCCTGACCTGGATCAGGAATCTGAGCAGGAGCCTGTCCCAGAGTCCGAGTCTGAGCTCGAGCAGGAGCCAGAGCAGGAGCCCCAACCCGAGCGGGAGCCAGAGCCGGAGCTGGAGCCAGAGCTGGAGCCAGAGCCGGAGCTGGAGCCAGAGCCGGAGCTGGAGCCAGAGCTCGAGCAAAATGTTACAGCTGAAGAGGCCAAGGAGAGAAAGGCTGCAGTTGTGCTGgcccaacaaagaaagaagagaaaaaataggtTTATATGTATGGCACCTCCTAAGTCACGTAGGAGTAGGAAACATCGTAGGGTTGTCTCACAGGATCTGGCCAGCCTGCCAAGTGCCTCTGCAGAGCCTAGTCCTCCTGATGAGCCCACATCATCAGAGCAACCTGTTCCTCCTGCCGAATGCATGCCATTAAAGAAACCCAAACGCAAAAGGGGACGCCCACGCAAGGGAGAATGATCTTTGTGCAAACGTGGTTGGGGCTCCCATGTCCATCTTTCTTACACTCCAATATGTTAGCATTTACTCTTCAGTACCTCTGGAGTGCTTTTTCCCTGAAATCCCTGTCCCGAGGATATCCTGGGTCGTCATCCTCAACATGCCCCCATAACTGGCTAATTGTTAATTCCTTTATGCAGCCATAAGTTAGAATGGCTCCTCCCTCCTAGGTTCCCAGTTTTAGAGTTTTTTATTAAGTGTGTAACATGTTGCCAAATTTGTCCCCTCAGTAGTCTGTTCATAAGAGGACTCTTAATGATCTATTCTCTTGAGCGTCTAGCCTCATGAGTGGCATGTAACAAGATGTTTAAtaaatttgttaaataaaatgagTGAGGTCTCTGGCTGGAGTTACTAGCATTGTGGGTTCTGGAAGAGAGGTTTGAGTTGCAAATTGGGTGAAGGTGCTACTGGGGATATGGGGTACACCATACCAATCTTTAGATTGCACATGTCTGATAAATTTTTTCACCCTGAAGGGCTCTCCAGTGCAGCAAACCGAATCAGAATCAAGAAAAGCCCAGTTTTAATGGGTAAAGCTTCCTGGGGGCCCTTAGAAGACAGGAAaagcaggctgggtggtggtggcgcacgcctttaatcccagcactcgggaggcagaggcaggcggatctctgtgagttcgaggccagcctgggctaccaagtgagcgccaggaaaggcgcaaagctacacagagaaaccctgtctcgaaaaaccaaaaaaaaaaaaaagaagacaggaaaagcaTAAGTCTCTTTTTCTGGGATACCATTTATATATCCCCctgtgggtgtggccttgagCCTCTTTGGGGGAGGAGCTGTACTAGGCTTtaaggggtgggtttggggaggagctgtgtttgggggctttgaaggggcgggtttggggagAGCTgcgtttggcgggctttgaaggggcgggtttggggaggagctgtgtttggcgggctttgaaggggcgggtttggggaggagctgcgttggcgggctttgaagggcggtttgggaggagctgtgtttggcgggctttgaaggggcgggtttggggaggagctgtgtttggcgggctttgaaggggcgggtttggggacTCAGAAGGTAGCAGTATGTAGTCTGCCCACACAGTCTTGTAGGTGCTGCCCTGTGCTTGCCTGtgagagcctttttttttttgagacaggactccCTCTGTAAActactctggcctcaaacttggagattccccctgcctctgcctcccaggtgctgtgcCTCCAACACCCAGCCAGGAGAGCTCTACTTGAGCTTCTGTCAGCTGCTTGATGGTACCAATTTTCAGGGTACAATCAACTATTATCCTTTCAGCTAATAGTAGACAAAAAAGTTAGGGGCCTTCCCAGAAGAAACCCATTGATTGCAGCAAAAGTTGAAAATTGTAAGACTGGATATGTGCACTGCTCATGTGCTTACTTGCATAGAATATGATGgcatttattttgtgggggttCATCAGTCCAGGGGATACTGGAGACTTGAAGGGGATGGagttgttatgcccagattgcaaccccaaagagaccactgaagaccgaggatgtccagaatgcaacagcaaggtttattctatagatacaagtctagacagagAACTCAATCCTACACCCAATagggtgaggcagggaggagttgctctttctttgtgaggctagctatttaaaggcaaaaaccacaagcccttcagggggtTTGGGAGTTTGGCACAGGTacaactcggattggtttatttttatttttgaagtctctgttctcttttaattggtgAGTATTAACTTTGAATTTACGGTTGGgtttacaattatcattttgggggctgtctgggacaagtcccaggctttgtccttgagctgccatgggggttgGCTGGCCTagatgaagggttcacaacacgcacCCACAGTCgggtgtgtttgcatatgccaggacacttccgcctagccaggtccaggtcaggatagccatttccaggtcaaggcgtctcgcgtgaccaggattCGTGACATTTCATGGCTAGATAAGCACGCAACGTAGCCATGTGATCTACGTCACATGTGAGTAGTGCGTCGACGTGTgcacgcccagcctttaaaatcCGGCGCCATTTTCCCGGTtctttcttctccacacacgcgtctctcccacaggcctgcgcactctctgtccctttatctttaataaaactcttattagtggattctgtcatgtttcatgacatttccttgcagggtaagagcacagcgCAGCCAATTAACTAACACTAgcatgttcacattgacccatgcacgtatcTCTAGTTGGTGAGGGTCCTagatgtgagaccaaaatgagccatcttagaaataagaccaaaatgctttcacccaaaaattaaggcctaagatttctccttttgggaataggccattagttactgaaaccagtcagttcagattccagaaaccaggaagtgtaaaagtacagagtcacaagatagtcacgaggtaatgcctgccagactatggaatgtcctctccctggtttccagggtaactgaccacagaaatgcccccacctgagggcagcca
Encoded here:
- the LOC114708646 gene encoding cell surface glycoprotein 1-like isoform X1; its protein translation is MKGNRVGVGINQNLTSNPAYCRKYGKCPKGKDIVLIFSFVLPPPFLLSCVVINSDSDSAREEKRAKICEISSEDESSSDESSSDESSSDESSSDESSDNGDTGDTGGTQKSVIVIDDEEDGNPRLRDSEKIIDSSDERQLPVPQKEVVECIDSEPISLDDDSETGDLGESSNKPPPEPEPQPQPQWEPQPQPQWEPQPQWEPQPQWEPQPQWEPQPQWEPQSESEQELVPMPDLDQESEQEPVPESESELEQEPEQEPQPEREPEPELEPELEPEPELEPEPELEPELEQNVTAEEAKERKAAVVLAQQRKKRKNRFICMAPPKSRRSRKHRRVVSQDLASLPSASAEPSPPDEPTSSEQPVPPAECMPLKKPKRKRGRPRKGE
- the LOC114708646 gene encoding cell surface glycoprotein 1-like isoform X2 produces the protein MILSASARSSWNTSDSLNMDTSSGEDCEAFVPELPQKKSSCVVINSDSDSAREEKRAKICEISSEDESSSDESSSDESSSDESSSDESSDNGDTGDTGGTQKSVIVIDDEEDGNPRLRDSEKIIDSSDERQLPVPQKEVVECIDSEPISLDDDSETGDLGESSNKPPPEPEPQPQPQWEPQPQPQWEPQPQWEPQPQWEPQPQWEPQPQWEPQSESEQELVPMPDLDQESEQEPVPESESELEQEPEQEPQPEREPEPELEPELEPEPELEPEPELEPELEQNVTAEEAKERKAAVVLAQQRKKRKNRFICMAPPKSRRSRKHRRVVSQDLASLPSASAEPSPPDEPTSSEQPVPPAECMPLKKPKRKRGRPRKGE
- the LOC114708646 gene encoding cell surface glycoprotein 1-like isoform X3, with the protein product MDTSSGEDCEAFVPELPQKKSSCVVINSDSDSAREEKRAKICEISSEDESSSDESSSDESSSDESSSDESSDNGDTGDTGGTQKSVIVIDDEEDGNPRLRDSEKIIDSSDERQLPVPQKEVVECIDSEPISLDDDSETGDLGESSNKPPPEPEPQPQPQWEPQPQPQWEPQPQWEPQPQWEPQPQWEPQPQWEPQSESEQELVPMPDLDQESEQEPVPESESELEQEPEQEPQPEREPEPELEPELEPEPELEPEPELEPELEQNVTAEEAKERKAAVVLAQQRKKRKNRFICMAPPKSRRSRKHRRVVSQDLASLPSASAEPSPPDEPTSSEQPVPPAECMPLKKPKRKRGRPRKGE